One Epidermidibacterium keratini DNA segment encodes these proteins:
- a CDS encoding SDR family NAD(P)-dependent oxidoreductase has product MDVSGRIAVVTGAGSGMGRELALQLAATGAQVAAGDVSPSALEETQSLAAELDGRLTTHLLDVSDESQQKRFADEVRDQHATDHIHLLFNNAGIGGVGSMITDPRELWERTFAIDWGGVYLGVRTFMPMLIAADEARIVNTSSVNGFWASIGPRRAHTAYSAAKFAVKGFTEALITDLRLNAPHVTAALVMPGHIGTGIIANSRKVIAGTDSDRLTDPELVAARARLIASGVDAQRLSDEDVEQIVADRAREFTDKAPMTAAEAARIILDGVRRDQWRILVGDDAHELDRRVRRDPEDAYTVEFYDSFADSAGWSLGSL; this is encoded by the coding sequence ATGGACGTTTCAGGGCGCATAGCAGTAGTCACCGGCGCGGGCAGCGGGATGGGCCGAGAGCTCGCGCTGCAGCTTGCGGCAACGGGTGCGCAGGTCGCGGCGGGAGATGTCTCGCCCTCCGCGCTTGAGGAGACGCAGTCCCTCGCCGCTGAGCTAGACGGCCGGCTCACCACCCACCTACTCGACGTCTCCGATGAGTCGCAACAGAAGCGATTCGCCGACGAGGTCCGCGACCAGCACGCGACCGACCACATCCACCTGCTCTTCAACAACGCGGGCATCGGCGGTGTGGGCAGCATGATCACCGACCCACGCGAGCTGTGGGAACGCACGTTTGCCATCGACTGGGGCGGGGTCTACCTCGGCGTCCGCACGTTCATGCCCATGCTGATTGCCGCCGACGAGGCGCGCATCGTGAACACGTCGTCGGTCAACGGATTCTGGGCGAGCATCGGGCCGCGGCGTGCGCACACGGCGTACTCGGCGGCGAAGTTCGCGGTCAAGGGCTTCACCGAGGCCCTCATCACCGACCTACGACTGAACGCCCCGCACGTCACCGCGGCGCTGGTCATGCCCGGGCACATCGGCACCGGGATCATCGCCAACTCGCGCAAGGTCATCGCCGGCACCGACTCCGACCGCCTGACCGACCCCGAGCTCGTCGCGGCCCGTGCCCGGCTTATCGCATCGGGAGTAGACGCCCAGCGGCTGAGCGACGAGGACGTCGAGCAGATCGTCGCCGACCGGGCACGCGAGTTCACCGATAAGGCGCCCATGACCGCGGCCGAAGCGGCCCGCATCATCCTGGACGGGGTACGCCGCGACCAGTGGCGGATCCTCGTCGGCGACGATGCGCATGAGCTGGATCGACGCGTGCGCCGCGACCCGGAAGATGCCTACACGGTCGAGTTCTACGACTCGTTCGCCGACTCCGCCGGCTGGAGCCTCGGCTCACTCTGA
- a CDS encoding antitoxin — MPNLNRILQKAQQFAQKNPDKVGRYADKAASFADKRTKGKYSGQIAGAKRKLDSFTGNDRSRDPRYNDPRGNDPRYDDRGPQGGNPQGGSW, encoded by the coding sequence ATGCCAAACCTCAACCGGATCCTGCAGAAGGCCCAGCAGTTCGCGCAGAAGAACCCCGACAAGGTCGGCCGGTACGCCGACAAGGCGGCAAGCTTCGCCGACAAGCGGACTAAGGGTAAGTACAGCGGCCAGATCGCCGGCGCGAAGCGCAAGCTCGACTCCTTCACCGGAAACGATCGCTCGCGCGACCCGCGCTACAACGACCCGCGCGGCAACGACCCGCGCTATGACGACCGCGGCCCGCAGGGCGGCAACCCGCAGGGCGGCAGCTGGTAA